A genomic stretch from Pristiophorus japonicus isolate sPriJap1 chromosome 6, sPriJap1.hap1, whole genome shotgun sequence includes:
- the LOC139266257 gene encoding lysophosphatidic acid receptor 4-like — MENNSNVSNYTIDFHYPLFASVYGLTLAIGLPLNSISLWVFFTRLKLRTAPAIYFTNLAISDLLFVLSLPFRVYYFATATWTFGNLVCIVSGTMFVVNFYMSSLLITLINLDRYLAIVHPLNSRSLRSPKAAIVACAVVWLIVMLLIIPIGHNFHQTKSLNVTRCYEEFSTETWQSAFKFIILVTTIGCSVPFIIIISCFFAVVRVMIRIRKESQEYKKYKIIRLFLINVGVYIVCFVPFNVVFILYGMHQAGYLLVGKYLQLFKAHAVTMCLASISSCLDPMVYYFTTDAFRAFSMKCKKGTHNTLQLIKRGHQITMDGA; from the coding sequence ATGGAAAACAATTCCAATGTTTCGAACTACACAATCGACTTTCACTACCCTCTGTTTGCTTCTGTTTATGGGTTGACGTTGGCAATTGGATTACCTCTGAACAGCATTTCATTATGGGTGTTCTTCACAAGGTTGAAACTGCGAACAGCCCCGGCTATCTACTTCACTAATCTGGCAATCTCAGATCTGCTCTTCGTTCTCTCGTTGCCATTCAGAGTATATTATTTTGCAACTGCTACGTGGACTTTTGGAAATCTTGTTTGCATCGTATCCGGAACAATGTTTGTAGTGAATTTTTACATGAGTTCTTTACTGATTACATTAATAAATTTGGATCGCTATCTTGCTATAGTTCATCCGTTGAATTCACGAAGTCTTAGAAGTCCTAAAGCAGCCATAGTTGCCTGTGCTGTTGTCTGGTTGATTGTCATGTTGTTGATTATTCCTATTGGTCACAACTTCCATCAGACAAAGTCACTCAATGTCACAAGATGTTATGAAGAATTTTCTACTGAGACTTGGCAATCTGCTTTTAAATTCATTATACTGGTAACTACAATTGGATGTTCAGTGCCTTTCATAATAATCATCAGTTGCTTTTTTGCTGTTGTTAGGGTTATGATCAGAATCAGAAAAGAATCTCAAGAATATAAAAAGTACAAGATCATACGTTTGTTTCTAATTAATGTTGGGGTCTACATTGTGTGCTTTGTGCCTTTCAATGTTGTTTTTATATTGTATGGAATGCATCAAGCAGGGTATCTCCTGGTGGGGAAGTATTTGCAGCTCTTCAAAGCTCATGCCGTCACAATGTGCTTGGCCAGCATCAGCAGCTGCCTGGATCCCATGGTTTACTATTTTACCACAGATGCCTTCAGAGCTTTTTCAATGAAATGTAAAAAGGGCACTCACAATACATTGCAATTAATAAAAAGAGGACATCAAATTACCATGGATGGTGCCTAA